One Myotis daubentonii chromosome 3, mMyoDau2.1, whole genome shotgun sequence genomic window carries:
- the SLC6A9 gene encoding sodium- and chloride-dependent glycine transporter 1 isoform X4 — translation MVLCPARPPRGSRTSNGATGATRSSAFMFPYFIMLIFCGIPLFFMELSFGQFASQGCLGVWRISPMFKGVGYGMMVVSTYIGIYYNVVICIAFYYFFSSMTNVLPWTYCNNPWNSPDCAGVLDASNLTNGSQPAALPSNLSHLLNRTLQRTSPSEEYWRLYVLKLSDDIGNFGEVRLPLLGCLCVSWVVVFLCLIRGVKSSGKVVYFTATFPYVVLTILFVRGVTLEGAFTGIMYYLTPQWDKILEAKVWGDAASQIFYSLGCAWGGLITMASYNKFHNNCYRDSVIISITNCATSVYAGFVIFSILGFMANHLGVDVSRVADHGPGLAFVAYPEALTLLPISPLWSLLFFFMLILLGLGTQFCLLETLVTAIVDEVGNEWILQKKTYVTLGVAVAGFLLGIPLTSQAGIYWLLLMDNYAASFSLVVISCIMCVSIMYIYGHENYFQDIKMMLGFPPPFFFQICWRFVSPAIIFFILIFTVIQYRPITYNHYQYPGWAVAIGFLMALSSVVCIPLYALFQLCRTEGDTFFQRLKNATKPSRDWGPALLEHRTGRYAPIMLPSPEDGLEVQPLHPDKAQIPLVGSNGSRLQDSRI, via the exons ATGGTGCTGTGCCCAGCGAGGCCACCAAGAGGGAGCAGAACCTCAAACGGGGCAACTGGGGCAACCAGATCGA gCGCCTTCATGTTTCCCTACTTCATCATGCTGATATTCTGCGGGATTCCTCTCTTCTTCATGGAGCTCTCCTTCGGCCAGTTTGCAAGTCAGGGCTGCTTGGGGGTCTGGAGGATCAGCCCCATGTTCAAAG gtGTGGGCTACGGCATGATGGTGGTGTCTACGTACATCGGCATCTACTACAACGTGGTCATCTGCATCGCCTTCTACTACTTCTTCTCGTCCATGACAAACGTGCTGCCCTGGACCTACTGCAATAACCCCTGGAACTCCCCCGACTGCGCCGGCGTGCTGGACGCCTCCAACCTCACCAATGGCTCCCAGCCTGCCGCCCTGCCCAGCAACCTTTCCCACCTGCTCAACCGCACCCTCCAGAGGACCAGCCCCAGCGAGGAGTATTGGAG gctctACGTGCTGAAGCTGTCGGACGACATCGGGAACTTTGGGGAGGTGAGGCTGCCCCTCCTCGGCTGCCTCTGTGTCTCCTGGGTGGTCGTGTTCCTCTGCCTCATCCGAGGGGTCAAGTCTTCAGGGAAA GTGGTGTACTTCACGGCCACATTTCCCTACGTGGTGCTGACCATCCTGTTCGTCCGCGGCGTGACCCTGGAAGGAGCCTTCACAGGCATCATGTACTACCTGACCCCACAGTGGGACAAGATTCTGGAGGCCAAG GTGTGGGGCGACGCTGCCTCCCAGATCTTCTACTCCCTGGGCTGCGCGTGGGGAGGCCTCATCACCATGGCTTCCTACAACAAGTTCCACAACAACTGCTACCG GGATAGCGTCATCATCAGCATCACTAACTGTGCCACCAGCGTCTACGCTGGCTTTGTCATCTTCTCCATCCTGGGCTTCATGGCCAATCACCTGGGTGTGGACGTGTCCCGCGTGGCAGACCACGGCCCTGGCTTGGCCTTCGTGGCCTACCCAGAGGCCCTCACACTGCTGCCCATCTCCCCGCTCTGGTCCCTGCTCTTCTTCTTCATGCTCATCTTGCTGGGGCTGGGCACTCAG TTCTGCCTCCTAGAGACGCTGGTGACAGCCATTGTGGATGAGGTGGGGAACGAGTGGATCCTGCAGAAAAAGACCTATGTGACCTTGGGCGTGGCCGTGGCTGGCTTCCTGCTGGGCATCCCCCTCACCAGCCAA GCAGGCATCTACTGGCTGCTGCTAATGGACAACTATGCGGCCAGCTTCTCCTTGGTCGTCATCTCCTGCATCATGTGTGTGTCCATCATGTACATCTACG GGCACGAGAACTACTTTCAGGACATCAAGATGATGCTGGGGTTCCCACCGCCCTTCTTCTTCCAGATCTGCTGGCGCTTCGTCTCTCCAGCCATTATCTTC TTCATTCTCATCTTCACGGTGATCCAGTACCGGCCAATCACCTATAACCACTACCAGTATCCAGGCTGGGCAGTGGCCATCGGCTTCCTCATGGCGCTGTCCTCCGTCGTTTGCATCCCACTCTACGCCCTGTTCCAGCTCTGCCGCACAGAAGGGGACACCTTCTTCCAG CGTTTGAAAAATGCCACAAAGCCAAGTCGAGACTGGGGCCCCGCCCTCCTGGAGCACCGGACTGGGCGCTACGCCCCCATCatgctgccctcccctgaagacGGGCTGGAGGTCCAGCCACTGCACCCGGACAAGGCCCAGATCCCCCTGGTGGGCAGTAACGGAAGCCGCCTGCAGGACTCCCGGATATGA
- the SLC6A9 gene encoding sodium- and chloride-dependent glycine transporter 1 isoform X2 produces the protein MVGKGAKGMLNGAVPSEATKREQNLKRGNWGNQIEFVLTSVGYAVGLGNVWRFPYLCYRNGGGAFMFPYFIMLIFCGIPLFFMELSFGQFASQGCLGVWRISPMFKGVGYGMMVVSTYIGIYYNVVICIAFYYFFSSMTNVLPWTYCNNPWNSPDCAGVLDASNLTNGSQPAALPSNLSHLLNRTLQRTSPSEEYWRLYVLKLSDDIGNFGEVRLPLLGCLCVSWVVVFLCLIRGVKSSGKVVYFTATFPYVVLTILFVRGVTLEGAFTGIMYYLTPQWDKILEAKVWGDAASQIFYSLGCAWGGLITMASYNKFHNNCYRDSVIISITNCATSVYAGFVIFSILGFMANHLGVDVSRVADHGPGLAFVAYPEALTLLPISPLWSLLFFFMLILLGLGTQFCLLETLVTAIVDEVGNEWILQKKTYVTLGVAVAGFLLGIPLTSQAGIYWLLLMDNYAASFSLVVISCIMCVSIMYIYGHENYFQDIKMMLGFPPPFFFQICWRFVSPAIIFFILIFTVIQYRPITYNHYQYPGWAVAIGFLMALSSVVCIPLYALFQLCRTEGDTFFQRLKNATKPSRDWGPALLEHRTGRYAPIMLPSPEDGLEVQPLHPDKAQIPLVGSNGSRLQDSRI, from the exons AATGGTGCTGTGCCCAGCGAGGCCACCAAGAGGGAGCAGAACCTCAAACGGGGCAACTGGGGCAACCAGATCGAGTTTGTACTGACGAGCGTGGGCTATGCCGTGGGCCTGGGCAATGTCTGGCGCTTCCCATACCTCTGCTATCGCAACGGGGGAG gCGCCTTCATGTTTCCCTACTTCATCATGCTGATATTCTGCGGGATTCCTCTCTTCTTCATGGAGCTCTCCTTCGGCCAGTTTGCAAGTCAGGGCTGCTTGGGGGTCTGGAGGATCAGCCCCATGTTCAAAG gtGTGGGCTACGGCATGATGGTGGTGTCTACGTACATCGGCATCTACTACAACGTGGTCATCTGCATCGCCTTCTACTACTTCTTCTCGTCCATGACAAACGTGCTGCCCTGGACCTACTGCAATAACCCCTGGAACTCCCCCGACTGCGCCGGCGTGCTGGACGCCTCCAACCTCACCAATGGCTCCCAGCCTGCCGCCCTGCCCAGCAACCTTTCCCACCTGCTCAACCGCACCCTCCAGAGGACCAGCCCCAGCGAGGAGTATTGGAG gctctACGTGCTGAAGCTGTCGGACGACATCGGGAACTTTGGGGAGGTGAGGCTGCCCCTCCTCGGCTGCCTCTGTGTCTCCTGGGTGGTCGTGTTCCTCTGCCTCATCCGAGGGGTCAAGTCTTCAGGGAAA GTGGTGTACTTCACGGCCACATTTCCCTACGTGGTGCTGACCATCCTGTTCGTCCGCGGCGTGACCCTGGAAGGAGCCTTCACAGGCATCATGTACTACCTGACCCCACAGTGGGACAAGATTCTGGAGGCCAAG GTGTGGGGCGACGCTGCCTCCCAGATCTTCTACTCCCTGGGCTGCGCGTGGGGAGGCCTCATCACCATGGCTTCCTACAACAAGTTCCACAACAACTGCTACCG GGATAGCGTCATCATCAGCATCACTAACTGTGCCACCAGCGTCTACGCTGGCTTTGTCATCTTCTCCATCCTGGGCTTCATGGCCAATCACCTGGGTGTGGACGTGTCCCGCGTGGCAGACCACGGCCCTGGCTTGGCCTTCGTGGCCTACCCAGAGGCCCTCACACTGCTGCCCATCTCCCCGCTCTGGTCCCTGCTCTTCTTCTTCATGCTCATCTTGCTGGGGCTGGGCACTCAG TTCTGCCTCCTAGAGACGCTGGTGACAGCCATTGTGGATGAGGTGGGGAACGAGTGGATCCTGCAGAAAAAGACCTATGTGACCTTGGGCGTGGCCGTGGCTGGCTTCCTGCTGGGCATCCCCCTCACCAGCCAA GCAGGCATCTACTGGCTGCTGCTAATGGACAACTATGCGGCCAGCTTCTCCTTGGTCGTCATCTCCTGCATCATGTGTGTGTCCATCATGTACATCTACG GGCACGAGAACTACTTTCAGGACATCAAGATGATGCTGGGGTTCCCACCGCCCTTCTTCTTCCAGATCTGCTGGCGCTTCGTCTCTCCAGCCATTATCTTC TTCATTCTCATCTTCACGGTGATCCAGTACCGGCCAATCACCTATAACCACTACCAGTATCCAGGCTGGGCAGTGGCCATCGGCTTCCTCATGGCGCTGTCCTCCGTCGTTTGCATCCCACTCTACGCCCTGTTCCAGCTCTGCCGCACAGAAGGGGACACCTTCTTCCAG CGTTTGAAAAATGCCACAAAGCCAAGTCGAGACTGGGGCCCCGCCCTCCTGGAGCACCGGACTGGGCGCTACGCCCCCATCatgctgccctcccctgaagacGGGCTGGAGGTCCAGCCACTGCACCCGGACAAGGCCCAGATCCCCCTGGTGGGCAGTAACGGAAGCCGCCTGCAGGACTCCCGGATATGA
- the SLC6A9 gene encoding sodium- and chloride-dependent glycine transporter 1 isoform X3: MNGAVPSEATKREQNLKRGNWGNQIEFVLTSVGYAVGLGNVWRFPYLCYRNGGGAFMFPYFIMLIFCGIPLFFMELSFGQFASQGCLGVWRISPMFKGVGYGMMVVSTYIGIYYNVVICIAFYYFFSSMTNVLPWTYCNNPWNSPDCAGVLDASNLTNGSQPAALPSNLSHLLNRTLQRTSPSEEYWRLYVLKLSDDIGNFGEVRLPLLGCLCVSWVVVFLCLIRGVKSSGKVVYFTATFPYVVLTILFVRGVTLEGAFTGIMYYLTPQWDKILEAKVWGDAASQIFYSLGCAWGGLITMASYNKFHNNCYRDSVIISITNCATSVYAGFVIFSILGFMANHLGVDVSRVADHGPGLAFVAYPEALTLLPISPLWSLLFFFMLILLGLGTQFCLLETLVTAIVDEVGNEWILQKKTYVTLGVAVAGFLLGIPLTSQAGIYWLLLMDNYAASFSLVVISCIMCVSIMYIYGHENYFQDIKMMLGFPPPFFFQICWRFVSPAIIFFILIFTVIQYRPITYNHYQYPGWAVAIGFLMALSSVVCIPLYALFQLCRTEGDTFFQRLKNATKPSRDWGPALLEHRTGRYAPIMLPSPEDGLEVQPLHPDKAQIPLVGSNGSRLQDSRI, from the exons AATGGTGCTGTGCCCAGCGAGGCCACCAAGAGGGAGCAGAACCTCAAACGGGGCAACTGGGGCAACCAGATCGAGTTTGTACTGACGAGCGTGGGCTATGCCGTGGGCCTGGGCAATGTCTGGCGCTTCCCATACCTCTGCTATCGCAACGGGGGAG gCGCCTTCATGTTTCCCTACTTCATCATGCTGATATTCTGCGGGATTCCTCTCTTCTTCATGGAGCTCTCCTTCGGCCAGTTTGCAAGTCAGGGCTGCTTGGGGGTCTGGAGGATCAGCCCCATGTTCAAAG gtGTGGGCTACGGCATGATGGTGGTGTCTACGTACATCGGCATCTACTACAACGTGGTCATCTGCATCGCCTTCTACTACTTCTTCTCGTCCATGACAAACGTGCTGCCCTGGACCTACTGCAATAACCCCTGGAACTCCCCCGACTGCGCCGGCGTGCTGGACGCCTCCAACCTCACCAATGGCTCCCAGCCTGCCGCCCTGCCCAGCAACCTTTCCCACCTGCTCAACCGCACCCTCCAGAGGACCAGCCCCAGCGAGGAGTATTGGAG gctctACGTGCTGAAGCTGTCGGACGACATCGGGAACTTTGGGGAGGTGAGGCTGCCCCTCCTCGGCTGCCTCTGTGTCTCCTGGGTGGTCGTGTTCCTCTGCCTCATCCGAGGGGTCAAGTCTTCAGGGAAA GTGGTGTACTTCACGGCCACATTTCCCTACGTGGTGCTGACCATCCTGTTCGTCCGCGGCGTGACCCTGGAAGGAGCCTTCACAGGCATCATGTACTACCTGACCCCACAGTGGGACAAGATTCTGGAGGCCAAG GTGTGGGGCGACGCTGCCTCCCAGATCTTCTACTCCCTGGGCTGCGCGTGGGGAGGCCTCATCACCATGGCTTCCTACAACAAGTTCCACAACAACTGCTACCG GGATAGCGTCATCATCAGCATCACTAACTGTGCCACCAGCGTCTACGCTGGCTTTGTCATCTTCTCCATCCTGGGCTTCATGGCCAATCACCTGGGTGTGGACGTGTCCCGCGTGGCAGACCACGGCCCTGGCTTGGCCTTCGTGGCCTACCCAGAGGCCCTCACACTGCTGCCCATCTCCCCGCTCTGGTCCCTGCTCTTCTTCTTCATGCTCATCTTGCTGGGGCTGGGCACTCAG TTCTGCCTCCTAGAGACGCTGGTGACAGCCATTGTGGATGAGGTGGGGAACGAGTGGATCCTGCAGAAAAAGACCTATGTGACCTTGGGCGTGGCCGTGGCTGGCTTCCTGCTGGGCATCCCCCTCACCAGCCAA GCAGGCATCTACTGGCTGCTGCTAATGGACAACTATGCGGCCAGCTTCTCCTTGGTCGTCATCTCCTGCATCATGTGTGTGTCCATCATGTACATCTACG GGCACGAGAACTACTTTCAGGACATCAAGATGATGCTGGGGTTCCCACCGCCCTTCTTCTTCCAGATCTGCTGGCGCTTCGTCTCTCCAGCCATTATCTTC TTCATTCTCATCTTCACGGTGATCCAGTACCGGCCAATCACCTATAACCACTACCAGTATCCAGGCTGGGCAGTGGCCATCGGCTTCCTCATGGCGCTGTCCTCCGTCGTTTGCATCCCACTCTACGCCCTGTTCCAGCTCTGCCGCACAGAAGGGGACACCTTCTTCCAG CGTTTGAAAAATGCCACAAAGCCAAGTCGAGACTGGGGCCCCGCCCTCCTGGAGCACCGGACTGGGCGCTACGCCCCCATCatgctgccctcccctgaagacGGGCTGGAGGTCCAGCCACTGCACCCGGACAAGGCCCAGATCCCCCTGGTGGGCAGTAACGGAAGCCGCCTGCAGGACTCCCGGATATGA